atttttgttttgatTTCCACATATTCTAGAGTATCATATATGCTTTTCATagcaataataaaaaaataaagactTATGGTTTGATCTTTTGTAATTATATAAGGATCTTCGATAAGAATCTGAGTAACATTATTCCCAATCCTATTCttggtaaatattttttcaaaaggaAGATCTTTTTGATTTTTCCTAATTTCAACAACATCAACAAATTCTCgttgaaattttattgtacCAACTTGTTGAACACCAGATAAATCACTGTCGTTATCATCATCGTTTTTCATTGAATTTTTACTAAGCAATAAAGATATTGTTTTagaaacattatttataagatATCTCCCAACCTTACTTCGTacctttttaaaatgttttgaaTCTATTactcaaatatattttttaagaaaaataatacaacATACCATTTACAAGTCTTTTCAACTCTTTTTCAACACTTTCGGCTAATAATATTGCTGATTCTAAATTTAAATCATCAATAGATTCAAAACGttctttttcaatttcaaatgcttttattaattcttcCTCCTGATGTTCAATtgaacaaatatttttattataacttttcGATCTTGCATGAGACATAGCTAAAAATTCTAATTCtttaatttctaaaataactatatttaaacagtttaacaaaatttgattaaaaactgtttcaaatgtaaaatatcaaaaaaataaagtatttttaaaaaattcttgcaaaaattaaatataaaattttatttttgaaattatatgtagatttttgaaattattgaattaaaaagaaCATTTTTACTACATCAAAAAGTAAACCATTCTTTACTATTAtgtttaaatgttaaaaatttttattaataaaactttcaACAATCAAAGTACAGCGGATTATATATACTGAAAGTTTTTTTGGTTGTAAAATCTCatcattttaaatgttatttatcaATCAAATAGTATTCTTTAACacttttcattttaatacatattGTTCCAAACAATATGTCTTGTAAAGAATGTTTACAATTGAACATCACAGTAGTCTATATAAATTTTCCCAATTTATTAGCAAATtttaaacaactttttttattctgTTTCAAATTCTGTAATTAATTTcgttatatatttatatgattttttttattatttttcttaatagttttatatattttaagggTAATATTAAGACAAAATGTCTAAGATTTCAAAAGACACTCTTAACGAAGCTATAAACAACGTTCTTAAGGCTGCACAAGACAAGAAACGTAAGTTCCGTGAGTCAGTCGAACTTCAAATTGGTCTTAAGAATTATGATCCACAAAAGGACAAACGTTTCAGTGGTACTATTAGGTAAGTTTATATTAGCCTACTCTCTGAATCAATCGTAAATTTCCAAAATTATATGAGAGATAGGTAGCCAAGAAAATTAAGTTTTTTCTTGACGGGTTCTAACCCAGTACCTTAAAAAATGGGTAGGAGTTATCGATCATATAATCTGCTCcaaagtttttaattttaaaataataagatttTTACGTAGATTTGAGGACGGCTTTTTAATAGCCgctaacaaaatatttttagactTAAGCACATCCCACGCCCAGGAATGAAAGTATGTGTTTTGGGAGATCAAAAACATCTTGATGAAGCTCAAGCAAATGGATTCCCATGTATGTCTGCTGATGACCTTAAAAAGCTCAACAAGGACAAGAAACTTATTAAGAAACTTGCCAAAAAATACGATGCTTTTATTGCTTCTGACACTTTGATTAAGCAAATTCCACGTATTCTTGGACCAGGACTTAACAAAGCCGGAAAATTCCCTTCTGTTGTTACCCACAATGAAACTCTTGAATCAAAGATTAATGAAATTAAGGGTACTATCAAATTCCAAATGAAGAAGGTACTTTGCCTTTCTACTGCTATTGGACACGTTGAGATGCAACAAGAAGAATTGACTTCTAATCTTTCTCTTGCTATCAATTTCTTAGTCTCTCTTTTAAAGAAGAACT
This Strongyloides ratti genome assembly S_ratti_ED321, chromosome : 2 DNA region includes the following protein-coding sequences:
- a CDS encoding 60S ribosomal protein L10a is translated as MSKISKDTLNEAINNVLKAAQDKKRKFRESVELQIGLKNYDPQKDKRFSGTIRLKHIPRPGMKVCVLGDQKHLDEAQANGFPCMSADDLKKLNKDKKLIKKLAKKYDAFIASDTLIKQIPRILGPGLNKAGKFPSVVTHNETLESKINEIKGTIKFQMKKVLCLSTAIGHVEMQQEELTSNLSLAINFLVSLLKKNWQNVRSLHIKSTMGPVQRIY